ATCTTCTTCGGCAAGAATCCATACTCTGGCGACCAGCGCACTACCTGTGTCGAGCGATTCTTCATCGCTATAGCCTGAGGTACGGTATCTCCATACCGTACAATACGCGCATCGGGCCTGGGTTGTACATCGGACATCATGGTGGCATTGTAATCAGCAGCGAGGTTGTCATCGGCTGTGATTGTAATATCAATCATGATGTGACGATCGGGATGAAATACGGTGGTAGAAACCCAGGAGTACCGGTGATCGGCGACCGCGTGTATTTAGGACCGGGGTGTAAGGTCATCGGCGGAATATGCTTAGGAAACGATGTGGTGGTTGGAGCCAATTCCGTTGTAGTCGACTCGGCCCCAGCCGCGAGTGTGGTCGCCGGCGTTCCGGCAAAGAAGATATCGTCGAAAGGATCATCCGATTATGTGGTGAATACACAAGCCACTCGGAGAGCAGGATAGCGTATAGCACCTCATGCCAAAATGTGGCACAAGACCGAAGCCTGTCCTAGCCGTGCTCAGCTGGTGCGTGTCATCAGATGTTGGTAGATCGCCAAATATTTCTCCGTCATCGCTTCAAGAGAATATTTAGCTTGCTGAAGGGATCGCGCTTGACTACCCATTTCTGAACGAAGCAGAGAGTCTTCATAAAGCCGACATATTGATTGTGCAAAAGCCTCAGCATTGCGTGGAGGGACCAGCAACCCGGTGGTCTCATTCAGTACAACTTCGGCGAGTCCCCCAACACGAGATGCGACAATAGGAATCCCAAGGGCCATAGCCTCGAGCAAGGTATATGGTAGTCCTTCGTGTAAAGAGGGCATGAGTAAGACGTTGCAATGAGCAAGGTAATCATACACGTTCCTGCGAAAACCCAGGAGATGTATGCGGTTTGCAATTCCACGAGCCTCAGCGAGTGCCTGCAACTCTATCTCGCAAGGACCGGTTCCTATAATGTATAGATGTACGTTTTGTGGTATGCCTCGGGAGGCAATAGTTTCAATAGCCGTATGAGGCCCCTTCACGATATCGAGTCGACCTACCATTGCTATGTTGAACAGACCTTTGTCGATCTCTGCAGGGCAAGGGAATTGGGAGCGATTCATAGTTGCCACGCCGTTTGGTATGACCGTTGTCCTGAGACCGAAGTGCGCCTGACGATAGTGTTCCTGTAGGTCTTTAGTCACGTAGGACACGGTCGCGTGGGCCACACGTGTAGCGGCGCTTTCAAGAAAGGAATAGAATCGATTGCGCAGGGTGTGGATCACTCCAGCTACGGTCGATTCCGGCAATCCATGTTCAGTCTTGACCATCGCGAAAGAGCACCATCTCCGTGCCAATGCACAGAAGACCGTCGCCTTATAGCCATGGACATGTACGACATGGATGTTGCGGTGCCTGAACAGTCGAGCCAGTTGCCGGGAAGTGGTGAACACAGACCGATTACGATCGGATAGGATGACTGGTTCGACTCCCTGTAGCCGAGCCTGGGCTGCCAGTTCGCTGTCATGAAAAAGTACGAGTAGTGTACTCACACCTCGTGCTGCAAGTCCGGTGATCAGGCCAAGGACCTGGCGTTCAACCCCACCGAAGAGCTCACCAACTGTGCATATCGCAATGCTGTTGAGACTTCCCGAGGAGGGCACTTTTTGAAGGCCCCAGCGACCATCTTCCGAAGGCGATGCAAGGCCATGACGAACAGAATTATCAGAATGGGGAGAGCCCGATATCCCTATATCTTGTTGCACGACTTCTTGTCCCCACAGAGTTCTGAGTAAAGGCACATTGGTATGCTGACCTCAACCTGTAAGTGCTCTCTCAACTATAGCCGATAAGAGTCATCCCTTGAAGAAATTTGATATCCATAAACCGACTTCGTTAGCTTCCAGGCGCAAGCCGCCCGTTTCAATCCCCAGCTCCATGTCTGCGGATGATGAGGGGACGAAAAAATGGGGGCTCAATATCTATCTATTATTTGCGGTTAGCTGGTTTTTGCATTTGGGAGCACGATTGCCATTCCTCGGTGTCATCCGGTTTGATTTGCTCCTCGTATGTGTCTTGATGTACTTGGCATTCATGAGCAAAAAAGCTACGGATGCACACGATGAAGTTCCCAATTCCGAGGGAGCGAAGACCGATACGATACTGAGGGTGTTGGTCGCCTATTCAATCCTTACAATTCCATTCGTCTACTGGCCCGGGAGTGTGATCAACACCGGCATAGCAAATTTCGTTAAGGCGATTGTCTTCTATTACTTTACCGTCGCGTTTGTTCGTACCGAACGGGATGTGAAGAAGCTCATCGTCGTCTTTGTCTCATGCCAATTGGTGCGCATCATTGAACCCCTGTATCTACACATCACGGAAGGGTATTGGGGCGATGTCGCCTACATGTTAGCGGGCACTGAAGCCCTCGACCGATTATCTGGAGCGCCTAGTGACGTAATCAATCCCAATGGACTCGCCTTCATCATCTGTTTGGTTTTACCGTTCTTGTACCTCATGGCTGGATTGTCGTGGAAGAGTCGTATCGTGGCCATTCTCCTGGCTTCGACCTGTCTCTACACCTTAGCACTTACGGGGTCACGTTCAGGGATTGTTGGGTTATTCGTGATCCTTCTGGGAATTCTCGCGAAGGCAAAAAGACGGGTCATGTGGGTGACATCCGTTGTTATTATTGGCATTGTAAGTTTTCCGATGTTAAGCGCAAACATGCAGGATCGATATCTATCGGTCATTGGGCTTGGGGAAAAGAATGCCGGGACAGCGGAGGGTAGAGTCAGTGGGGTCATAGATAATTTTATGGTCGTACTACATAGGCCTGTTTTTGGTCATGGGCTTGGGACGTCTCGAGAGGCCAATGCAAATTTCGGTGGGACTGATCAACCTGCACACAACCTTTATGTTGAAGTCGCTCAAGAACTGGGTCTTGTTGGGCTCACGATTTTTGTCGTGCTTCTAAAATCTGTATATACAGGTTTCAATGGGTGCAAAAAGGCATATAGCCAACTAGATGTGAGTATCTTTCTGCGAAACCTAGTTGACTGCATGCAGATCATCTTATTCATGAACTTTATCTTCAGCTTTGCCAGCTATGGGCTCAGCAGCTACGAGTGGTATTTTTTGGGCGGTATGTCAGTGACTATGCAACGGTTGGCCACGGAGACTCAAGGTAAGACCGCTGTGGGCCTAGGAGCAAAGACATGAGCAAGTACCGCGTTCTGCTCATCGTCAAGCACCCGGTGGGGGGCATACGAACATATTTTCGATATGTTTATAAGAATTTCAGCCCAGTGAGGTATCATTTCACACTTCTGGCACCTGATGTGCCGGAAGTTCAGGTATTACTGGAGGATCTCAAAGATCTCGACATTGAGTACGTTCCGGTTAGCCGGCAAGCAAACAATAAGGAGCTTTTCAAACTCGTCTCAAAGATTATCCGTACTCACTCCTTTGAACTGATTCATTCTCACGGTTTTACGGCTGGGGTGTGCGCTGTCAGCGGTGCCCTTACCAAGCGCATCCCTCATCTGTTGACCTGTCATGATGTTATCGGGTCCGGACAGCTTGTCGGACTTAAGGGTTATGTCATGAGGTTAGGGCTAGGGGGGCTCTTATCCATGATTGATTCTATACACTGTGCTAGCAACGATGCTCGTGACAATTTGCTCGCACACGTCCCCATTCTAAAACTTAAGAGGAAAAAAGTCGTCGCAATTCCTCATGGTATTGAGAGCGAGAGATTTTTGAATGCGGAGAGAAGGGATTTGAGGAGAGAGTTTGATCTGCCTCCTGATACTTTCCTCATAGGCTTTTTGGGCAGATTCATGTCTCTGAAAGGATTCCGTTACCTTGTGGACGCGTTTGAGCAGGTAAGAAAAATGGAGGGCCTTCCGAAGAAGCCATTGCTGTTAACTTTTAGTCAGCCAGACGGGTTTATCAGAGAGGATCAGGACTATGTGAAGCAAAAGGGTCTCGGTGAGTCAGTGTTATTCTTGCCATTTGTGTCAAACGTCGCATCGACTCTGAAGGGGCTGGACATCGTAGCAATGCCCTCGCTTTCGGAGGCATGTGGCTTACTTGCGATGGAAACACTGGTAGCCGGCATACCTCTTGTGGGAACAAATTGCATAGGGCTGAGGGAAGTGTTGCAAAACACGCCGGCATACGTGGTCCCTGCGAAAGATAGTACTGCCTTATCCGAAGCTCTGGCAATGGAGATGAGAGCCCCAACGATGAGCCGTGCAAAAAAGTTCGCAACAGAGGCTGCAAACCGATTTGAGGTGAAAAGGAGCGTGGCAGAGGTTGAAAAGTTAATGCTCGAGCTCATCGAAGGATGAACTTGCCTCGCCCTCTAGTATACTCTCATATGAGAAAACAATTGAATAACGTAGTTCTGAAAATTCTGATACTTGATGAAGAGCTCCCATATCCGACTAATACTGGGAAACGTATTCGGAGCTTTAATCTCTATCGCCGTCTGGGAACGACTTTGCGAATACGGTACATCGGTTACGGAGATTCCGATTCAGCGGCTGCGAAGGTACTGAGGGCTGAAGGGATAGAACCGATCTTAGTGTCTAGGAGGATGCCACCAAAACAAGGTCCCGCATTCTATTTGTCTTTATTGACTAATCTGCTCTCACCTCTTCCGTACATTGTCACAAGCCACTATTCAAAGAGCTATCAGGATGTAGTACTCGCTAGCTTGGCTGAATTCCAACCTGATTTAGTTCTCTGTGAATGGACTCCTTATGCGATCTATGTCATGAAGTTATTATCAGTGAAAAAGCTGGTATCAGCCCACAATGTCGAAGCGGATATTTGGCAACGGTACCATGAAAACGAGACCAACCTTCTGCGCCGATGGTACATCTGGGAGCAGTGGCGTAAGGTTCAGTTATTTGAACAGTCGGCCCTGACATGGGTAGATGGTGCGACAGCGGTTTCTGACCTGGATCGTATAAGTTTAGCTAAGCACCATCCACAGTTACGAATAGCTGTGATACCCAATGGGGTCGATTTAGAGTATTTTCGTCCCTTGCCGCCACCTACCCAAGCACACCACCTGGTATTCACGGGGTCCATGGACTGGCGACCAAATCAGGATGCAGCGCACTATTTCATCCGGGAAATACTGCCGATATTAAAGCAGGTACGTCCTGATCTTGAATGCACTTTTGTGGGACGTAATCCGCCAATAGATATCCTGCGTCTGGGAGAGATATCCGGGGTGCATATCACGGGAACTGTGGCGGACGTGAGGCCCTATGTCGAGCGGGCGTCCGTGTATGTCGTCCCATTGAGGATTGGCGGCGGTTCTCGTCTGAAGATTCTGGAAGCCTTGGCTATGGAGCGCCCAGTCGTATCAACCACTATTGGGGCAGAGGGGCTAGACGTCGTCCATAATCAGCACATTATGCTGGCCGATGATCCCAGAACCTTCGCACAGACAGTGTTACGGCTTCTTAACGATTCAAACCGGTGCCAGGAATTGGCTACTGAGGGTAGGAGGTTGGTTGAGCAACGGTATGGATGGGATGCTTTGGCTGAGCGATTCACTAATTATATTAATGATGTTGTCCAGGGGAAAGGATGTTGCTGATCACTTTGAATAGCCGTTCACGAATGTTCTGTAGGCATGGTGGCTAGTTTGTTCTAGAGTAGCTCTCCGCTAATAGTAGATTTGACCGACCGCTCGTGCGATTCCAACACAAGCGTAATCTAAGTCAAAAAGGAAAAAACTGATGTGCGGTATATGCGGGTTCTTTGGTAAAAGCAGCGCAATTTCCAATAGCACATTGGAAAGGATGAACAACGTGCTGATCCGACGAGGACCAGACGAAAGTGGAATTTTTCTGGAACCTGGTGTCGGCTTGGCCATGAGACGCTTGAGCGTCATCGATTTGGATACGGGGCGCCAGCCAATTCACAATGAGGATGCTACTGTTTGGGTCGTCTTCAACGGAGAGATCTATAACTATCGTGATCTGAGAGCCCTGCTGTCGAAGCGTGGTCATCGATTCTATACTAATTCTGATACAGAAGTAATTGTCCATCTATATGAGGAGTATGGTGCCAAGCTCGTCGATCATCTCCGAGGTATGTTTGCCTTCTCTCTGTGGGACAAGCACCGTCGACGTGGACTCATTGCGCGAGACAGGCTCGGGGTCAAACCGCTATTTTATGCACAAGTTGGCGACACGCTGTTGTTTGGCTCTGAACTAAAGGCCATCATCGCATCAGGCATGGTAGATCGGAAACTTGATCAGCAAGCCCTCGACGCCTTTATGACCTACACATATATCCCGGCACCGCTCACAATCTATAGTGGCGTTCGGAAGCTGGAACCAGGTCACCTGCTGGTCTGGGAGTCAGGCAAGGTGCAGAATCAGCGATACTGGGATCTCAATGTCGCCCAGCCTGACTACCGTACCGATGAGGAGGAATGGGTTGAACGTTTTGAGCGAGCGATTGAGGATGCAGTAAGCTCGCATATGGTCAGCGACGTGCCGATCGGGGCGTTCTTGTCAGGTGGGATTGATAGCAGCCTCGTTGTCGCATTAATGAGTCGCTGGGGGAGCGATCCAATACAGACTTTTACCATGGGCTTTGGTGGAGCGCAAAATCCGCTGCTTGATGAGCGCCCACTAGCCAAACAGGTCGCTGATCGTTACGGATGCAATTTCCATGAACACACCGTGTACCCAGACTTCCGCCACATCGTTGGAGAGATTGTTGACGCCTTCGATGAGCCCTTTGCTGACGACTCAGTGATCCCGAGTTATTACGTTTCGCAGTTTACACGCCGTAGCGTCAAAGTAGCCATGTCTGGTCTGGGTGGCGACGAACTGTTCGCTGGCTACGCACGATATTCCGGCCTGCTGCTTAGTCAGACCTACTCTGTATTTGTGCCAAGAGTCTTACATAGACGGTTGATCGACCCGCTAGTTCAATATCTGCCTGAACCTGCTCACGGTGGTCACCACATCGATCATGCGAAGAGGTTTTCTTCCGCGGCGCTACTATCACCTGCCGAACGCTACCTTGGCTTTGTGTCGACCCTCCATTCGCGTGAGCGGCATCGCCTCTATGTCGGTGACACGGCTAGGAAGATTGACCTTGAAGCAACTGACCGAATCGTTACAGACCAGTTTGATCGATGTGGTGCTCCAGACGATGTGACCAAGGCATTGTACGTCGATATCAAGATGTACATGCCCGATGATATTCTTGCTCTTTCGGATCGACTGAGTATGTGGCACTCCCTTGAAGTTCGCGTGCCACTCGCCGATCATCGCTTAGTCGAACTAAGTGCTGAGCTTCCTGTCAAATACAAGCTTGATTGGCGTCGGAGGAAAATCCTGTTAAAGCAGATTGCGGCACGCTGGTTACCATCCGAAATACTGACGCATCGCAAGCAAGGCTTCGAATCCCCGATGGCTGCATGGCTCCGCACGGATTTGGCCAATTACGCGCGAGACATCTTGGGGAAGAATCGCTTGGGAAAGTCTGAACTGTTTGATTGCGACTATGTATCTGCAAAGCTGGAAGAACAGCTTGCTGGCCGCCATAAGAACAACAAGTTGCTCTTTTCACTGATAATGTTTCAGGAATGGTACGAACGGCAGAGTATCTAAGGTCGAACTTATCTTCGGTTGTCGTAGAAGGACGATTCCCATTTGCGAAACAAGTGTATCCATTGTGGGGTAATACGAGATAGTATTACAGATTTCATTCGCTTTTCGGAGAGCTGCCAAAAATGAGAGGATTATCTGTCGCAAAGGCTAGCTTGCAAGTGTTACGGGATGTTGCCGCACGATTTCCTAGGTCGTGGCAATCTGAGCTTAAGCGCCTTCATTATCGTCACCGCATCCGTCGTGGCACCTTTTGTTCTGATGAACCAGAGTTTTCGATATTGTCTCGATTCGTTACCAATGGAGATTGGGTTGTTGATATCGGTGCAAATGTTGGCTTCTACACAAAGCGCCTCGCTGAACTAGTTGGCTCGGAAGGCCGAGTGCTGGCGTTTGAGCCTGTGCCGGAAACTTTTGTGCTATTGGCTAGTAACACTGCACTATGTGGCTTCACCAATGTAACACTATTCAATACAGCTGTTTCAGAAGAAACTAAGTTGGTGGGAATATCCATACCGGACTACTCCAATACGAGTCAGTTAAATTATTACCAAGCACACCTCACAAGCTCGGCGGACAGCAATTTGCGGATCTTGACGGTCAGCCTTGATTCTATTCAGATTCCGGAAAAGGTTAAACTCATAAAAATTGATGCTGAGGGACACGAATACTCTGTTCTCAAGGGAATGCGGAACACTTTGTTACGGGACCATCCAATTCTTATTATAGAGGCGCCTCACGGTGAAACGAGAGAACTTCTAGAATCACTGGGATATATCAGTACGGCATTACCTGAATCACCAAATGTGGTTTTTCATAGCAAGGACGTGCAATGGGAAGACTTGAAGAAAAGCTGATCTCATGTGTTGCTCCACCAACGGAACAATCCGCAGGTCGGTGGGAACCTAAACTCCCTTATCCATATCCTGAAGGGCTGCACCCAATCTAGACTATTGAACTCTCACGTTAGTCGGTGCAGGTGGTGGTGTGGCAGTGCTTGAACCTGAGCCACCAATGGTCGCATCTGACATTGACCCCGATGCGCCAGTTCCCGCATCCGAGTATATTTCAATGTTATCGAAATAGATGTAGTTCGTAGCGTCATGGGCGTCTTCGAAATTAGATGTCAGATAAAATGGAAGCCATTTCTGTCCACCCATACTCACGTTGTTATCGCGGACCAGTACTTTGTCATGCCAAACCTTGATTTTTCCTGTTGCGTGATTAAAGTAATATTCGACTGTGTGCCAGGAATTTGAGAGGCCAGTGTTATCCCCCGCGGCCCCGCCCCAATAAGTAGTTAATGCTGTATTCCCTGCGTTGCCCCGATTGTTCATGCTTGGTCCTGGGAAAGCGGTAGCATATATGTCTCTATAGGTGGCCTGATTACCATCCCAATAGTAGATACGCAGTAATTTTAACGAAGAACCGTCGGTCCGATTCACATTATTGTCAAGGCGCACTTTGAAGCGATAGAATATTTCGTTCGTATACGGCACTGAATTAATCGTCAACGACTCATATTTGGTGGGAGCATTCC
The sequence above is drawn from the Nitrospira sp. genome and encodes:
- a CDS encoding glycosyltransferase, yielding MRKQLNNVVLKILILDEELPYPTNTGKRIRSFNLYRRLGTTLRIRYIGYGDSDSAAAKVLRAEGIEPILVSRRMPPKQGPAFYLSLLTNLLSPLPYIVTSHYSKSYQDVVLASLAEFQPDLVLCEWTPYAIYVMKLLSVKKLVSAHNVEADIWQRYHENETNLLRRWYIWEQWRKVQLFEQSALTWVDGATAVSDLDRISLAKHHPQLRIAVIPNGVDLEYFRPLPPPTQAHHLVFTGSMDWRPNQDAAHYFIREILPILKQVRPDLECTFVGRNPPIDILRLGEISGVHITGTVADVRPYVERASVYVVPLRIGGGSRLKILEALAMERPVVSTTIGAEGLDVVHNQHIMLADDPRTFAQTVLRLLNDSNRCQELATEGRRLVEQRYGWDALAERFTNYINDVVQGKGCC
- the asnB gene encoding asparagine synthase (glutamine-hydrolyzing), with the translated sequence MCGICGFFGKSSAISNSTLERMNNVLIRRGPDESGIFLEPGVGLAMRRLSVIDLDTGRQPIHNEDATVWVVFNGEIYNYRDLRALLSKRGHRFYTNSDTEVIVHLYEEYGAKLVDHLRGMFAFSLWDKHRRRGLIARDRLGVKPLFYAQVGDTLLFGSELKAIIASGMVDRKLDQQALDAFMTYTYIPAPLTIYSGVRKLEPGHLLVWESGKVQNQRYWDLNVAQPDYRTDEEEWVERFERAIEDAVSSHMVSDVPIGAFLSGGIDSSLVVALMSRWGSDPIQTFTMGFGGAQNPLLDERPLAKQVADRYGCNFHEHTVYPDFRHIVGEIVDAFDEPFADDSVIPSYYVSQFTRRSVKVAMSGLGGDELFAGYARYSGLLLSQTYSVFVPRVLHRRLIDPLVQYLPEPAHGGHHIDHAKRFSSAALLSPAERYLGFVSTLHSRERHRLYVGDTARKIDLEATDRIVTDQFDRCGAPDDVTKALYVDIKMYMPDDILALSDRLSMWHSLEVRVPLADHRLVELSAELPVKYKLDWRRRKILLKQIAARWLPSEILTHRKQGFESPMAAWLRTDLANYARDILGKNRLGKSELFDCDYVSAKLEEQLAGRHKNNKLLFSLIMFQEWYERQSI
- a CDS encoding O-antigen ligase family protein, whose protein sequence is MKKFDIHKPTSLASRRKPPVSIPSSMSADDEGTKKWGLNIYLLFAVSWFLHLGARLPFLGVIRFDLLLVCVLMYLAFMSKKATDAHDEVPNSEGAKTDTILRVLVAYSILTIPFVYWPGSVINTGIANFVKAIVFYYFTVAFVRTERDVKKLIVVFVSCQLVRIIEPLYLHITEGYWGDVAYMLAGTEALDRLSGAPSDVINPNGLAFIICLVLPFLYLMAGLSWKSRIVAILLASTCLYTLALTGSRSGIVGLFVILLGILAKAKRRVMWVTSVVIIGIVSFPMLSANMQDRYLSVIGLGEKNAGTAEGRVSGVIDNFMVVLHRPVFGHGLGTSREANANFGGTDQPAHNLYVEVAQELGLVGLTIFVVLLKSVYTGFNGCKKAYSQLDVSIFLRNLVDCMQIILFMNFIFSFASYGLSSYEWYFLGGMSVTMQRLATETQGKTAVGLGAKT
- a CDS encoding serine acetyltransferase — protein: MLSDESRQQQLTFWSVIGADLYRYGHGVSVGSFAKQYFLVPGFRYSFWMRVANLLRQESILWRPAHYLCRAILHRYSLRYGISIPYNTRIGPGLYIGHHGGIVISSEVVIGCDCNINHDVTIGMKYGGRNPGVPVIGDRVYLGPGCKVIGGICLGNDVVVGANSVVVDSAPAASVVAGVPAKKISSKGSSDYVVNTQATRRAG
- a CDS encoding glycosyltransferase family 4 protein gives rise to the protein MSKYRVLLIVKHPVGGIRTYFRYVYKNFSPVRYHFTLLAPDVPEVQVLLEDLKDLDIEYVPVSRQANNKELFKLVSKIIRTHSFELIHSHGFTAGVCAVSGALTKRIPHLLTCHDVIGSGQLVGLKGYVMRLGLGGLLSMIDSIHCASNDARDNLLAHVPILKLKRKKVVAIPHGIESERFLNAERRDLRREFDLPPDTFLIGFLGRFMSLKGFRYLVDAFEQVRKMEGLPKKPLLLTFSQPDGFIREDQDYVKQKGLGESVLFLPFVSNVASTLKGLDIVAMPSLSEACGLLAMETLVAGIPLVGTNCIGLREVLQNTPAYVVPAKDSTALSEALAMEMRAPTMSRAKKFATEAANRFEVKRSVAEVEKLMLELIEG
- a CDS encoding FkbM family methyltransferase, with amino-acid sequence MRGLSVAKASLQVLRDVAARFPRSWQSELKRLHYRHRIRRGTFCSDEPEFSILSRFVTNGDWVVDIGANVGFYTKRLAELVGSEGRVLAFEPVPETFVLLASNTALCGFTNVTLFNTAVSEETKLVGISIPDYSNTSQLNYYQAHLTSSADSNLRILTVSLDSIQIPEKVKLIKIDAEGHEYSVLKGMRNTLLRDHPILIIEAPHGETRELLESLGYISTALPESPNVVFHSKDVQWEDLKKS
- a CDS encoding glycosyltransferase family 4 protein; its protein translation is MQQDIGISGSPHSDNSVRHGLASPSEDGRWGLQKVPSSGSLNSIAICTVGELFGGVERQVLGLITGLAARGVSTLLVLFHDSELAAQARLQGVEPVILSDRNRSVFTTSRQLARLFRHRNIHVVHVHGYKATVFCALARRWCSFAMVKTEHGLPESTVAGVIHTLRNRFYSFLESAATRVAHATVSYVTKDLQEHYRQAHFGLRTTVIPNGVATMNRSQFPCPAEIDKGLFNIAMVGRLDIVKGPHTAIETIASRGIPQNVHLYIIGTGPCEIELQALAEARGIANRIHLLGFRRNVYDYLAHCNVLLMPSLHEGLPYTLLEAMALGIPIVASRVGGLAEVVLNETTGLLVPPRNAEAFAQSICRLYEDSLLRSEMGSQARSLQQAKYSLEAMTEKYLAIYQHLMTRTS